Proteins encoded in a region of the Vicia villosa cultivar HV-30 ecotype Madison, WI linkage group LG5, Vvil1.0, whole genome shotgun sequence genome:
- the LOC131605456 gene encoding retrovirus-related Pol polyprotein from transposon TNT 1-94, which produces MANSRIARFFIEVAPPQYVKVMRHRTSKMMETITEDDREINSSNDSVISLPKSSSTTSASSVVASSCASSSNAIVNSRYFLKEVHRTLSKNLKNKYDIEKAREQKNDFRSYVKYQMLDESVKLFKNTSESVRQTEYASIIGSLSYATGYTRHDIAYVVELLCIFTSKPSNEQCQAIERVMRYLKRTVDIGLLYQRFPTVLEGYSDADWNTMSGDSKSTSGYVFNIVGGAVSWKLKKQTILAHFMMESEMIALANASEEASWLRGLLAEIPLWEKPIPVVLIHCDSTAAIAKIENRYYNVGYLRQHKKLSFD; this is translated from the exons ATGGCAAATTCACGCATTGCAAGGTTTTTCATTGAAGTGGCACCACCACAATATGTTAAAGTTATGAGGCATAGAACATCAAAAATGATGGAAACTATTACTGAAGATGATAGGGAAATTAACTCATCCAATGATAGTGTAATTTCATTACCTAAAAGTTCATCAACAACTTCAGCTTCATCAGTTGTTGCATCTTCATGTGCCTCTTCTTCAAATGCAATTGTTAATTCTAGATACTTCTTGAAGGAAGTTCATAGAACACTCTCAA agaatctgaaaaacaagtatgacattGAAAAAGCTAGAGAACAGAAGAATGATTTTAGGAGCTACGTGAAGTATCAGATGCTAGATGAAAG TGTGAAACTGTTTAAGAACACTAGTGAAAGTGTGAGACAAACTGAATATGCGAGCATCATTGGCAGCCTTAGCTATGCCACTGGTTATACTAGACATGATATTGCATATGTCGTAGAATTGCTATGCATATTTACGAGTAAACCAAGTAACGAGCAATGTCaagctattgagcgagtcatgaGATACCTTAAAAGGACCGTAGATATCGGCCTACTTTATCAGAGATTTCCTACTGTACTTGAAGGATATAGTGATGCAGATTGGAATACCATGTCAGGTGATTCCAAATCTActagtggctatgtattcaaTATAGTTGGaggagctgtatcttggaaattAAAGAAACAGACTATCCTGGCTCATTTCATGATGGAGTCTGAAATGATAGCATtagcaaatgctagtgaagaagcaagttggttaagagGCTTGCTAGCTGAGATTCCCTTATGGGAAAAACCAATCCCAGTTGTGTTGATCCACTGCGATAGTACCGCGGCTATTGCAAAAATtgagaaccgttattataatg TTGGGTATCTGCGTCAACATAAGAAATTGTCATTTGATTAA